Proteins found in one Serratia plymuthica genomic segment:
- a CDS encoding heavy metal-binding domain-containing protein — MQLSTTPTLEGFTITEYCGVVTGEAILGANIFRDFFAGVRDIVGGRSGAYEKELRKARLIAFQELEEQAKELGANAVVGIDIDYETVGKDSSMLMVTVSGTAVKVSR; from the coding sequence ATGCAGCTTTCAACCACCCCGACCCTGGAAGGGTTTACCATTACCGAATACTGCGGTGTCGTCACCGGCGAGGCGATCCTCGGTGCCAATATTTTTCGTGATTTCTTCGCCGGCGTGCGCGATATCGTCGGCGGCCGCTCCGGCGCCTACGAGAAAGAGCTGCGCAAAGCCCGCTTGATCGCTTTCCAGGAGCTGGAAGAACAGGCGAAAGAGTTGGGTGCCAACGCGGTGGTCGGCATTGATATCGACTACGAAACCGTGGGTAAAGACAGCAGCATGCTGATGGTGACCGTCAGCGGCACCGCGGTGAAAGTAAGCCGCTAA
- a CDS encoding DUF3300 domain-containing protein — protein sequence MRKSNCLTGLICLALLPLSGCDQKSVAAVMGVTQPVAAPAYTPPSADQLYQLVSPVALFPDKLLAQVLAGAGYPDQISAADNWLAQNRNLPPAALATAADTQPWDPSVRSLVQFPDVLDQMATNLPWTSALGDAYVNDPTDVMNAIQVMRQRAANKGTLKNSPQQRVVIAPRTLQQPYQQSVIAEPDRVIVIEPSQPDVVYVPRYDPWEAYGEAVPIYPGYHDQPASRYSSGDMLAAGVISFGVGIAVGALINQHNDGWHNWDVHWGDRRQPVIYNNAPYISRSTTVINRVTNINQYNNVNRTNTLNNYNTRVNQAPHFAPTAPATGHPAPNFATMAKPHFAPQQAGNAHPPTGMPAFTHSAPPAPRPVTQPTVVHQPMSTPNFNHSAPAVMPQHPHTALPTLHQADNRATHQPAPLAAAPHPAYAPSPTVRPVNHAIAPPVMNRPTPMPQHQPQEQHPIPAAKPQEQHLIPAAKPQEQHPIPAAKPQEHHLIPAAKPQEHRLLKPEEHKAG from the coding sequence ATGCGCAAATCGAACTGTTTAACCGGGTTGATCTGTCTCGCTCTGCTGCCGCTCAGCGGTTGCGATCAGAAAAGTGTCGCCGCCGTAATGGGCGTAACTCAACCCGTCGCTGCACCGGCCTATACGCCGCCAAGCGCCGATCAGCTTTATCAGCTGGTTAGTCCGGTAGCCCTGTTTCCCGACAAGCTGCTGGCCCAGGTGTTGGCCGGAGCGGGTTATCCCGATCAAATCAGCGCCGCAGACAATTGGCTGGCGCAGAACCGCAACCTGCCGCCGGCGGCGCTCGCCACGGCCGCAGACACCCAACCCTGGGATCCCAGCGTTCGCAGTCTGGTGCAATTCCCCGACGTGCTGGACCAGATGGCAACAAACCTCCCCTGGACCAGCGCTCTGGGCGACGCTTACGTCAACGATCCCACCGACGTCATGAACGCTATCCAGGTGATGCGCCAACGCGCGGCGAACAAAGGTACGCTGAAGAACTCGCCCCAGCAGCGGGTGGTGATTGCACCGCGCACGCTCCAGCAGCCTTATCAGCAAAGCGTGATCGCCGAGCCCGATCGGGTGATTGTGATTGAACCCAGCCAGCCGGACGTGGTTTATGTACCGCGTTACGATCCCTGGGAGGCCTACGGCGAAGCCGTGCCGATTTACCCCGGCTATCACGACCAACCGGCCTCCCGCTACAGCAGCGGGGACATGCTGGCAGCCGGCGTTATCAGCTTTGGCGTCGGCATCGCGGTCGGTGCCTTGATCAATCAGCATAACGATGGCTGGCATAACTGGGATGTGCATTGGGGCGACCGGCGTCAACCGGTGATTTACAACAATGCGCCTTATATATCGCGATCCACCACTGTGATTAACCGCGTCACCAATATCAATCAGTACAATAATGTGAACCGCACCAATACCCTGAATAACTATAATACGCGGGTGAATCAGGCGCCGCATTTCGCTCCGACCGCGCCGGCAACCGGGCACCCGGCGCCGAATTTTGCCACCATGGCAAAACCGCACTTTGCCCCCCAGCAGGCAGGCAATGCTCATCCGCCGACAGGTATGCCGGCCTTCACCCATTCGGCGCCTCCGGCCCCCCGCCCGGTAACGCAGCCCACCGTCGTCCATCAGCCGATGAGCACGCCAAACTTTAACCATTCTGCCCCTGCGGTAATGCCGCAACATCCGCACACGGCCCTCCCAACGTTACATCAGGCGGATAACCGGGCAACGCATCAGCCTGCGCCATTGGCAGCGGCTCCTCATCCGGCCTACGCGCCTTCACCGACGGTCAGGCCGGTAAATCACGCTATTGCGCCGCCGGTAATGAATCGACCAACGCCGATGCCACAGCATCAACCGCAGGAGCAACACCCCATTCCCGCGGCAAAACCACAGGAACAGCATCTGATACCCGCAGCAAAACCGCAGGAGCAACACCCCATTCCCGCGGCAAAACCGCAGGAACATCATCTGATACCTGCGGCAAAACCGCAGGAACATCGCCTGCTGAAGCCTGAAGAACACAAGGCGGGATAA
- a CDS encoding N-acetylmuramoyl-L-alanine amidase, which produces MKIWPGIIAATLLAGCQTAPQGTTVDRGGYHLETLHQAQGADQRIRFLVMHYTAEDFHSSLKTLTDEHVSAHYLLPAHPLREQGKPVAFQLVPEALRAWHAGASYWRGRTSLNDTSIGIEIVNRGFSRRMLFTHWQPYPPEQIALLIPLSRDIIQRYGIQPTDVVGHSDIAPQRKQDPGPLFPWQQLAEAGIGAWPDAAEVQRRLAGRDRHAAVPLAPLLEKLARYGYGVDAQWDARQQRNLLAAFQMHFRPSDFRGEPDAESEAIVDALLQKYGAAR; this is translated from the coding sequence GTGAAAATTTGGCCAGGGATCATTGCCGCCACGCTGCTTGCCGGCTGCCAAACCGCACCGCAGGGCACCACCGTCGATCGCGGCGGTTACCACCTTGAAACCCTGCATCAGGCGCAAGGCGCCGACCAGCGGATCCGTTTTCTGGTGATGCACTACACCGCGGAAGATTTTCACTCTTCGTTAAAAACGCTGACGGATGAGCACGTCAGTGCGCATTACCTGCTGCCGGCGCATCCGCTGCGGGAACAGGGCAAACCGGTTGCTTTTCAACTGGTGCCGGAAGCGTTGCGCGCATGGCACGCCGGGGCCAGCTATTGGCGCGGTCGTACCAGCCTCAATGACACCTCGATAGGCATTGAGATCGTCAATCGCGGGTTCAGCCGCCGCATGCTGTTTACCCATTGGCAGCCGTATCCACCCGAGCAAATCGCGCTGTTGATCCCGCTAAGCCGGGATATCATTCAGCGTTACGGCATTCAGCCGACCGACGTGGTAGGGCACAGCGATATTGCGCCGCAGCGCAAGCAAGACCCCGGCCCGCTCTTTCCCTGGCAGCAACTGGCGGAGGCGGGGATCGGCGCCTGGCCGGACGCGGCCGAGGTGCAAAGGCGATTGGCGGGGCGTGACCGCCATGCGGCGGTGCCGTTGGCGCCACTGCTGGAAAAACTGGCGCGTTACGGTTATGGCGTCGATGCGCAGTGGGATGCGCGGCAGCAGCGAAACCTGTTGGCGGCGTTCCAGATGCACTTCCGGCCCAGCGATTTTCGCGGTGAGCCGGATGCTGAAAGCGAAGCGATTGTCGATGCGTTGCTGCAGAAGTACGGTGCGGCGCGTTGA
- a CDS encoding NAD-dependent epimerase/dehydratase family protein, translating to MKVLVTGATSGLGRNAVEYLRRQGIKVRATGRNQAMGSLLEKMGAEFIHADLTNLISSQAKAMLAEVDVLWHCSSFTSPWGTEEAFELANVRATRRLGEWAAAYGVSQFVHISSPAIYFDYHHHRNITEDFRPARYANEFARSKAAGEQVIQQLALSNPQTHFTILRPQGLFGPHDKVMLPRLLQMIKHYGNLLLPRGGEALVDMTYLENAVHAMWLATQKEDTPSGRAYNITNQQARPLRSVVQQLIDELGMKCRIRSVPYPMLDMMARGMEKLGSKSEKEPVLTHYGVAKLNFDLTLDTTRAQQELNYQPIVSLDEGITRTARWLKEHGKLYGL from the coding sequence ATGAAGGTATTGGTCACCGGTGCAACCAGTGGGTTAGGCCGTAACGCCGTTGAATATCTCCGCCGCCAGGGCATAAAAGTACGCGCCACCGGCCGTAATCAGGCCATGGGCAGTTTGCTGGAAAAAATGGGCGCGGAATTCATTCATGCCGATCTCACCAACCTGATCTCGTCGCAGGCCAAAGCGATGCTGGCCGAGGTGGACGTGCTATGGCACTGCTCCAGTTTTACCTCCCCCTGGGGCACCGAAGAGGCGTTCGAACTGGCCAACGTGCGCGCCACCCGTCGCCTGGGCGAATGGGCGGCGGCCTATGGCGTTTCGCAGTTTGTCCATATCTCTTCACCTGCGATTTACTTCGATTACCATCACCATCGCAACATTACCGAAGATTTCCGGCCGGCGCGCTATGCCAACGAGTTTGCGCGCAGCAAGGCCGCCGGCGAGCAGGTGATCCAGCAACTGGCGCTGTCCAACCCGCAGACCCACTTCACCATCCTGCGCCCGCAGGGGCTGTTTGGCCCTCACGACAAAGTGATGCTGCCGCGCCTGCTGCAGATGATTAAGCATTATGGCAACCTGCTGCTGCCGCGCGGCGGTGAAGCGCTGGTGGATATGACCTATCTGGAAAACGCGGTACACGCCATGTGGCTGGCGACCCAGAAGGAGGATACGCCGTCCGGGCGCGCCTACAACATCACCAACCAGCAGGCGCGCCCGCTACGCAGCGTGGTACAGCAGTTGATCGACGAGCTGGGCATGAAATGCCGGATCCGCTCGGTGCCCTACCCGATGCTGGATATGATGGCGCGCGGCATGGAGAAGCTCGGCAGTAAAAGCGAGAAAGAACCGGTGCTCACCCATTATGGCGTCGCCAAGCTCAATTTTGATCTGACGCTGGATACCACCCGCGCGCAACAGGAACTGAATTATCAGCCGATTGTTTCGCTGGATGAAGGCATTACCCGCACCGCCCGCTGGCTGAAAGAGCACGGCAAGCTGTACGGCCTGTAA
- a CDS encoding DUF2867 domain-containing protein, with the protein MTPQRVLVLGASGYIGQNLIPHLIDQGHTITAAARRLEWLQEQNWPQVDCRYVDVYRPETLAAALWDIDAVYYLIHGMGDGDDFIEKERQAAENLRDALRSSAVKQVIFLGALQPAGDSSPHLAARKLTGEILRQSGIPVTELRAGIIVGPGSAAFEVMRDMVYNLPVLTPPRWVRSKSSPVALENLLVYLTDLLAHPEEENRIFDVAGPEYISYQTMFERFIRISGKKRWLIPIPLPTRFISVWFVSLITSVPTPIASALIQGLNHDLPADGKPLQALIPQTLQTFDEAVRETLRREKDVVDSADWGYDPEARARWRPGYGFYPKQAGYTLETQASSQALWHMVQQLGGKEGYFYANLLWQIRARMDDMIGNRVVYGRPPRDTLAVGDLIDGWKVITLKPQRQLALLFGMKAPGLGRLTFTVKDHGDRRSLDVRAWWHPAGFSGLLYWFAMMPAHLFIFRGMAQRIAKLAEEHERNRP; encoded by the coding sequence ATGACACCCCAACGCGTATTGGTTCTCGGAGCCAGCGGCTACATTGGCCAGAACCTGATCCCTCACCTGATCGACCAGGGACATACCATTACCGCCGCCGCACGCCGCCTGGAATGGCTGCAGGAACAGAACTGGCCGCAGGTCGACTGCCGCTATGTCGACGTTTACCGTCCGGAAACCCTGGCCGCCGCGCTGTGGGATATAGATGCCGTTTATTATCTGATCCACGGCATGGGCGATGGCGATGACTTTATTGAAAAGGAACGCCAGGCCGCGGAAAACCTGCGTGACGCGCTGCGCAGTTCCGCCGTCAAACAGGTGATTTTTCTGGGTGCATTGCAACCGGCGGGCGACAGTTCGCCGCACCTGGCGGCGCGCAAGCTGACCGGGGAAATCCTGCGCCAAAGCGGTATCCCGGTCACCGAATTGCGCGCCGGCATTATCGTCGGCCCAGGTTCGGCGGCGTTCGAAGTGATGCGCGATATGGTCTACAACCTGCCGGTGTTGACGCCGCCGCGTTGGGTGCGCTCTAAATCTTCGCCGGTGGCGCTGGAAAACCTGCTGGTGTATCTGACCGATCTGCTGGCGCACCCGGAGGAAGAAAACCGCATTTTTGACGTCGCCGGCCCGGAATACATCAGCTACCAGACGATGTTTGAGCGCTTCATCCGCATCAGCGGCAAGAAGCGCTGGCTGATCCCGATCCCCCTGCCCACGCGCTTTATTTCAGTGTGGTTCGTCAGCCTGATCACTTCTGTGCCCACCCCCATCGCCAGCGCGCTGATTCAGGGCCTGAACCACGATCTGCCCGCCGACGGCAAACCGTTGCAGGCGCTGATCCCGCAAACATTGCAGACTTTCGATGAAGCGGTGCGCGAAACCCTGCGCCGCGAGAAGGACGTGGTCGATTCTGCCGACTGGGGCTACGATCCGGAGGCACGGGCGCGCTGGCGGCCGGGCTACGGTTTCTATCCCAAGCAGGCCGGCTACACGCTGGAAACCCAGGCGTCCAGCCAGGCGTTGTGGCACATGGTGCAGCAACTGGGCGGCAAAGAGGGGTATTTCTATGCCAATCTCCTGTGGCAGATCCGCGCCCGCATGGACGATATGATCGGCAATCGCGTGGTGTATGGCCGCCCGCCGCGCGATACGCTGGCGGTGGGCGATCTGATCGACGGCTGGAAAGTGATCACCCTCAAACCACAGCGCCAATTGGCGCTCTTGTTCGGCATGAAAGCGCCCGGCCTGGGCCGTTTAACCTTCACGGTCAAAGATCACGGCGATCGCCGCAGTCTCGACGTGCGCGCCTGGTGGCACCCCGCCGGTTTCAGCGGGTTGCTGTACTGGTTCGCCATGATGCCCGCCCACCTGTTCATTTTTCGCGGCATGGCGCAACGTATTGCGAAGCTGGCCGAAGAGCACGAACGCAATCGGCCGTAA
- a CDS encoding DUF1294 domain-containing protein: MKLNAVCYALLGLALIASLFFLHPIGVWLLANLLTLLVYGADKFAARKGWQRVPESTLLVFGLVGGWIGAIVAQQLFRHKTQKQPFKTWFILSVVVNLVATLGIWYWVYGRWII, translated from the coding sequence ATGAAACTGAATGCTGTTTGTTATGCCCTATTGGGCCTGGCTTTAATCGCCAGCCTGTTTTTCCTGCATCCGATTGGGGTGTGGTTGTTGGCCAACCTGCTGACGTTGCTGGTGTACGGCGCGGATAAGTTTGCCGCACGCAAGGGCTGGCAACGGGTGCCGGAAAGCACGTTGCTGGTGTTTGGGCTGGTGGGGGGCTGGATCGGCGCGATAGTCGCACAGCAGCTGTTTCGCCATAAAACCCAGAAACAGCCGTTCAAAACCTGGTTTATCCTCAGCGTGGTGGTGAACCTGGTGGCGACGCTGGGGATCTGGTACTGGGTTTACGGCCGCTGGATTATCTGA
- the ltaE gene encoding low-specificity L-threonine aldolase, translated as MLIDLRSDTVTRPCTAMRQAMAQAEVGDDVYGDDPTVKALEAEAVRLSGKEAALFLPSGTQANLVALLSHCQRGDEYIVGQQAHNYKYEAGGAAVLGSIQPQPIEANPDGTLPLDKVAAAIKPDDIHFARTRLLSLENTISGRVLPQEYLQQAWRFTREHQLALHIDGARIFNAAVALNLPLKEIVQYCDTFTICLSKGLGAPVGSLLCGSETFIQRAVRWRKMTGGGLRQVGILAAAGLYALEHNVERLRDDHDNAKWLEQQLQGIGVEVAEPGAQTNVLYLRQSPELAAKLGPWMRERGVLISSGPLTRILTHLDVSRQDLQHVVDLWRDFLRQHA; from the coding sequence ATGCTTATCGATTTACGCAGTGACACCGTGACCCGCCCTTGCACCGCCATGCGCCAAGCCATGGCGCAGGCCGAAGTGGGCGATGACGTCTATGGCGATGATCCCACGGTAAAGGCGCTGGAGGCGGAAGCGGTTCGTCTATCCGGCAAGGAAGCGGCGCTGTTTCTGCCGAGCGGCACCCAGGCCAACCTGGTGGCGCTGTTGAGCCACTGTCAGCGCGGCGACGAATATATTGTCGGCCAGCAGGCGCATAACTATAAATACGAGGCCGGCGGCGCAGCGGTGCTCGGCAGTATCCAGCCGCAGCCGATTGAGGCAAACCCGGACGGCACCCTGCCGCTGGACAAGGTAGCTGCGGCAATCAAACCCGATGACATTCACTTCGCCAGAACCCGCCTGCTGAGCCTGGAAAACACCATCAGCGGCCGCGTGCTGCCGCAGGAGTACCTGCAGCAGGCCTGGCGGTTCACCCGCGAGCATCAGTTGGCGCTGCACATCGACGGCGCGCGCATCTTCAATGCCGCCGTCGCGCTAAACCTGCCGCTGAAAGAGATTGTGCAGTACTGCGACACCTTCACCATCTGTCTGTCGAAAGGGCTGGGGGCACCGGTAGGTTCGCTGCTGTGCGGCAGTGAAACCTTTATTCAGCGCGCCGTGCGCTGGCGCAAAATGACCGGCGGCGGCCTGCGCCAGGTCGGTATTCTGGCGGCGGCAGGTTTGTATGCGCTGGAGCATAACGTCGAACGGCTGCGCGACGACCACGACAACGCCAAATGGCTGGAGCAGCAATTGCAGGGGATAGGCGTGGAGGTTGCCGAACCGGGCGCGCAGACCAACGTACTGTACCTGCGCCAATCGCCGGAACTGGCGGCAAAGCTGGGGCCGTGGATGCGAGAGCGTGGCGTGCTGATCAGCAGCGGGCCGCTGACGCGCATTCTGACCCATCTCGACGTCAGCCGTCAGGATCTGCAGCACGTCGTCGATTTATGGCGGGATTTCCTCCGGCAACATGCCTGA
- the poxB gene encoding ubiquinone-dependent pyruvate dehydrogenase — MKQTVATLVAKTLEQAGVKRIWGVTGDSLNGLSDSLHRMGTIEWLGTRHEEVAAFAAGAEAQLTGQLAVCAGSCGPGNLHLINGLFDCHRNHVPVLAIAAHIPSSEIGSGYFQETHPQELFRECSHYCELVSNPEQLPRVLEIAMRKAILNRGVSVIVLPGDVALRMAPEDASMVWHTPALPLVQPPTSELNKLAAILNQAKNITLMCGSGCAGSHDEVVRLAELLQAPVVHALRGKEHIEWDNPYSVGMTGLIGFSSGYHAMMNADTLLLLGTQFPYRAFYPTNANIIQIDIDPGSIGAHCPVNMALVGDIHTTLTALLPQLKPKSDRAFLDKALEHYRTARKDLDGLATANDDQPIHPQYLAQQIGQYANDDAIFTCDVGTPTVWAARYLKMNGKRRLLGSFNHGSMANAMPQAIGAQATEPGKQVIALCGDGGFTMLMGDFLSLIQLKLPVKIVIFNNSVLGFVAMEMKAGGYLTDGTDLHNPDFAAMANAAGIKGIRVEKASDLDAALQEMLAHPGPALLDVVTAKQELAMPPQIKFEQAKGFSLYMLRAIINGRGDEVVELAKTNWLR; from the coding sequence ATGAAGCAAACCGTAGCCACACTGGTCGCCAAAACGCTTGAGCAGGCCGGCGTGAAACGCATTTGGGGCGTCACCGGCGATTCGCTCAACGGCCTTAGCGACAGCCTGCACCGCATGGGCACCATCGAATGGCTGGGCACACGCCACGAAGAGGTGGCCGCGTTCGCCGCCGGCGCAGAAGCCCAGCTTACCGGCCAGTTGGCGGTTTGCGCCGGCTCCTGCGGCCCGGGCAATCTGCATCTGATCAACGGCCTGTTCGACTGCCACCGCAACCACGTGCCGGTATTGGCGATTGCCGCGCATATTCCCTCCAGCGAAATCGGCAGCGGTTATTTCCAGGAAACCCACCCGCAAGAACTGTTCCGTGAATGCAGCCACTACTGTGAACTGGTCTCTAATCCGGAACAGCTGCCGCGGGTGCTGGAAATCGCCATGCGCAAAGCGATCCTCAATCGCGGCGTGTCGGTGATCGTGCTGCCGGGCGACGTGGCGCTGCGCATGGCGCCGGAAGACGCCAGCATGGTATGGCATACCCCGGCGCTGCCGCTGGTTCAGCCGCCGACGAGCGAACTGAACAAGCTGGCGGCCATACTGAATCAGGCGAAGAACATCACGCTGATGTGCGGCAGCGGCTGCGCCGGCTCGCATGACGAAGTCGTCAGGCTGGCCGAGCTGCTGCAAGCGCCGGTGGTGCATGCGCTACGCGGCAAAGAGCATATCGAATGGGACAACCCGTACAGCGTCGGCATGACCGGGTTGATCGGCTTTTCGTCCGGCTACCACGCGATGATGAACGCCGATACCCTGCTACTGCTCGGCACCCAGTTCCCCTACCGCGCGTTCTACCCGACCAACGCCAACATCATTCAGATCGACATCGACCCCGGCAGCATCGGTGCGCACTGCCCGGTCAATATGGCGCTGGTGGGCGATATCCACACCACCCTCACCGCCCTGCTGCCGCAGTTGAAGCCGAAGAGCGACCGCGCGTTTCTTGACAAGGCGCTGGAGCACTACCGCACTGCACGCAAGGATCTCGATGGATTGGCGACCGCCAATGACGATCAACCGATCCACCCGCAGTATCTGGCGCAGCAGATCGGCCAATACGCCAACGACGACGCCATTTTCACCTGCGACGTCGGCACACCGACGGTATGGGCTGCCCGCTACCTGAAAATGAACGGCAAACGCCGCTTGCTGGGTTCGTTCAACCACGGCTCGATGGCCAACGCCATGCCGCAGGCCATCGGCGCACAGGCCACCGAGCCGGGCAAGCAGGTGATCGCCCTGTGCGGCGACGGCGGTTTTACCATGCTGATGGGGGATTTCCTGTCGCTGATTCAGTTGAAATTGCCGGTCAAGATCGTGATCTTCAACAACAGCGTGCTGGGTTTTGTGGCCATGGAAATGAAGGCCGGCGGCTACCTGACCGACGGCACCGATCTGCACAACCCGGATTTTGCGGCGATGGCCAACGCCGCCGGCATCAAGGGCATTCGCGTCGAGAAGGCTTCGGATCTGGACGCTGCGCTGCAAGAGATGCTGGCGCACCCCGGCCCGGCGCTGCTGGACGTGGTGACCGCCAAACAGGAACTGGCAATGCCGCCGCAGATCAAATTCGAACAGGCCAAAGGCTTCAGCCTGTATATGTTGCGCGCCATTATCAACGGCCGTGGCGACGAAGTGGTCGAACTGGCGAAAACCAACTGGTTGCGTTAA
- the hcr gene encoding NADH oxidoreductase, with product MTQPSPLCPNRMQVHSVRQETADVWTLNLICDVFYPYQAGQFALVSIRNTEETLRAYTLSSSPGQSRFLSISVRCLPDGAGSRWLTQEVKPGNTLWLSDAQGEFSCERHPADRYLMLAAGCGVTPIISMCRWLVVKRPACDIAVIFNVRTPADTIFAEQWRELCAAHPQLRLTLMAEQNAQPGYLSGRITLEILRQAIPDIAKRTVMTCGPAPYMAQAEQLCRQLGVPATRFHKEQFHTPAETDSGQSEGLRLRVARPLREFRVPVGSTLLAAMEAHALPVNAACRAGVCGSCKTRILDGDYTTTSSMTLTPAEIAQGYVLACSCQLQGDVTLA from the coding sequence ATGACCCAACCCAGCCCCCTGTGCCCCAATCGCATGCAGGTACACTCGGTCCGGCAGGAAACTGCCGATGTCTGGACGTTGAACCTGATCTGCGACGTTTTTTACCCTTATCAGGCCGGCCAGTTTGCGCTGGTCAGCATCCGCAATACGGAAGAAACGCTGCGCGCCTATACGCTCTCGTCCTCGCCCGGCCAAAGCCGCTTTCTCAGCATCAGCGTACGCTGCCTGCCGGACGGCGCGGGTTCGCGCTGGCTGACGCAGGAGGTCAAACCCGGCAACACCCTGTGGTTGTCCGATGCGCAGGGAGAATTCAGTTGCGAACGCCACCCGGCCGATCGATACCTGATGCTGGCGGCCGGCTGCGGCGTTACGCCGATTATCTCAATGTGCCGCTGGCTGGTAGTCAAGCGTCCGGCCTGCGATATTGCCGTGATCTTTAACGTACGCACCCCCGCCGATACGATTTTTGCCGAACAATGGCGCGAGTTGTGCGCTGCGCATCCGCAACTGCGGCTGACGCTGATGGCCGAACAGAATGCGCAACCGGGTTACCTCAGCGGGCGGATAACGTTAGAAATCTTGCGCCAGGCCATTCCGGATATTGCCAAACGTACGGTGATGACCTGTGGCCCAGCGCCTTATATGGCGCAGGCTGAGCAGCTTTGCCGCCAGCTTGGCGTACCGGCAACCCGCTTCCACAAAGAACAATTCCATACGCCGGCGGAAACGGACTCCGGGCAAAGCGAAGGGCTAAGGCTGCGCGTCGCCCGGCCGCTGCGCGAGTTCCGCGTGCCGGTCGGCAGCACGCTGCTGGCGGCGATGGAGGCCCACGCGCTGCCGGTTAACGCCGCCTGCCGCGCCGGGGTCTGCGGCTCGTGCAAAACCCGCATCCTCGACGGTGACTACACCACCACCAGCAGCATGACGCTCACCCCGGCCGAGATCGCCCAAGGGTATGTACTGGCGTGCAGTTGCCAATTGCAGGGCGACGTCACCCTCGCCTGA